ACCTACGAGATCGTCCCGCCCGGCATCGTGTAGGTACTTGTTGATTGTACCTTGCGAAACACGGAGATCTCCGGCGAGCCGAGATTTCACCCCGCCTGCCTCGAGAACGAGGATAACCGTCTCGATATCGAGGTTAACCCTCGGTCGACCGAGGGTTTTCCCTTCGGCCCTCACCCTAGCTAGGCCCTGTTTGACCTTTTTGGAATTCTGTCGCCGAAACCACGATGAGAACACCGCTGACAGCTCATATTGAGTCATCCCGGTCGGGTCTTCCAGGTCGAAGGACTGATTGGCGAACACGATACCGATCGGAGGTTTCATTCCCAGGAGTTCATTCACGAACTCGATGGAAGGAACCGTATCACGCCATAGTCGATCATCGCTCTGAGCCATGAGAACGTCGAACCTGTGCGCTTTGGCATCTCTCCTTAGAGCTATCATGCCGGGCCGTCCCTTATCAGCACCGGACCATCCCTCATCAACATACTCACGGAAGATGGTCATGCCCCTAGACTCTGCAAGCTTACGAAGGATGCGGAGCTGGGTCTCCGGGTTCTGGTCCTTGTCGTCGGTCGAGACCCTAGCGTAAATTGCAGCCTTCAACGGAGGAACCTCCCTACAAACATGCGGATTGGAAGGATGAAAAAGAGGTCGAAAAGCCAGACAGTCTTCTTAAGAAAATGCCTTGTTTCGACAGATGATAAATAGCTCACTGGACCAGCCTCCTTGAAGTAAACTCGGCCGTCCTCAGCTCGCGCATTCTGTCTTCTACCTCTAAGAGCCTCTTTTCGATGACATACGGGCGAGGGATCGGGACGTCGATTAGCCTACAATATTCCCGCATCAGATCTTCTGGAATGGGGCCATAGGAGAGCATCCGAGTTTCATGCATCATCTTAGGCCACCCTCCGTTCGGCCTCTACGATTAAGCTGCCGACGAACTCGGCCACTTGCGGAACCACAGCGTTACCTAGCGCCCTAAGCTGGTCCACCCTGGCGGGAACCCCATCAGCCACCTGGCAAACTCCGGGTTCAGCTCCCCAGAGGTCAGCCCACTTGGGATAGGAATGGGAATCGGACGGCCGATAGGAGAACACTGATACATCCTGACCGCCTGGGACAGGTTCACCGAATGATTGGAGCCAAACTTCTGCTGGCTGCTCCTGAGGTTCGCCGTGAAGGTGTCCGCCACCGTGGGGGTAGGCCACGATAAGCATCCGGTCGCGGCGATGGAGCGCGCCAACACTGGCCGCTGATACAATGTCCCATTCCGCATCATACCCGCAGAAGGCCAGCTCTTGCAACACATGTCCAAGTCCACGGTACCGGAGGGCAGGAACATTCTCCAGGAGCACGAACCGAGGTCGTAGGTCCCGAACAATTCGCATGGCCTCGAAAAAGAGGCTAGAGCGCGGTCCGGAAATGCCGACACCTTTTCCAGCCTGGGATATGTCCTGGCAGGGGAAACCCCCAGCGATGATGTCCACTCGCTCAAGGTCGTCTGTATCGATCTCGCACACGTCGCCATATAGCTCCACTCCTTGCCAGTGCTGTCCTAGAATCCTCTGGTTGAACTGTTCTCCAAACGGTTTCTTTGATTTCGGGTCATGCTCGCATTGCCAGCTAACTTTCATACCCGCCCTTTCCAGCCCAAGGTCTATTCCCCCTATTCCGCTGAAGAGAGAACCCACGGTAAGAGCGGCCATCAGTCATCCCCCGCAGGATCGAACATCTGGCCGTCCGGCCTCGCCATGAAGTCTGGGCAGGGAACCTTTGTTTCCTCCCGACCAGCGAACCGGCGCTTAGTGTATCGGTCCCAGAGTCCATTGTAGCGGGAACAGTGGTACTTCCTGGACAAGTCATGGCAGTAAGCACAGTTCCGCTTCCTGATCCGGACCTGATGAATCCCAGCAGCCTCAATGACACTGGCCAGCTTAGAAAACCTCAAATCGAACACCTCCCCTGGCATTCGTCCTGTGCCCCTTGCGCTGGCCTAGGGGCGTAGATGGTCCCTAATACTGGCTTGGGAAAGTCTTTTTGATCGAGCCTCGCCCGCTCAATTATCTCCCGCTGATGAGGGGGGAGCTCGAAAACCTTCAGGGTTCTCCTGGTCGGGTTGGCCAAATATTCCTTCAATGACTCTTCCCCTTCATGCTCCAAGATAAAGAGCTGAAGGGCCATCTGATCCTCCTCGGCCTCGGTGCGCTCCCTTGGGGCCTTCTTTCCTTCCTCAACCATACCTAAGAGTTTCTTGAACTGATCATCAGCAATGCTCATTGATACATGCCTCCAGAATTGTCCACCGCTGGTTGTTGATCTGCCTGGGCCGTAGCACCCTGGCGGGCCATCGCGGTCATGGCCTCCCTTTGAAGTTCCAGGTTGGCGAACTCCAACACCCTGTGCTGAAGCTCCCCGAACTCTGCCAGTAGTCGATAGTTCTCCAGCATCCATCCCTCGACGTTGGCCTTCTCCGATGCCATGTCGTGACGGATACTGGCCATGCTGGCCCGAAGCTCCTTGGTCACTCCGTAGAAGTTTGTAACGGCGTCCGCCCGGGCGGCGTCCTTAGTTTCAAGGGCATCGGGGCCAGGGGTCGAATCCCGCCAGTATCCGGTTTCCTTTGCAGGAACAAAGCCAACCGGGAAGTTCCCCATGATCGCGGAGTCGTTAGTAGCGTGATGGAACTCCCCTACAAACTTGGGCTCCCCGAATTGCCAGCCTCCGAACTTGGAGAGGATGTTGACGGCCCTCTGAGCCCTATCCGCTAGGTCCTGCCTAGACTCCATCGCCCGACCCGGCAGCATCTCCACCGGGGACGGCCAGACGTGCATAGCCTGGCCGTTGGGGTAGTCCCAGAACTGAAGCTTAACATCCCCGTCCTCCAGGGAGATACGGCCCATGTAGAAGGTCACTCCGTTCTCCAGGTGCTTAGGGGTCCGCTCAAAGACGGGCAGGACGGTCTCCCCTTCCTCGGTCCTAATCTTAAGGGGGTGCTCTAGATCGCCTTGTCGCAGAACCGGATAAATGAACCGTCCGTCAATGTGAGTCTCGCCGGTTATGATGACGGCTCCGGAGGGGTTTTTATCCGGTTGACAACAATTTTGTTCATTCCGACCCCCATCGCAAAGGGGTTGACTCGGGGGTTGACTCGCGGATGATAATAGTTCATCCAGTATACTCGCCCGCTCCCCCCGAGTATAGAGAACTGGGTTACGTGTTCCCTTGATCCGGGCGATAAAGCGCTCCGACTCCAAGGCCCGAAGGTGTTTATCGACCCCTTGCTTGCTTATCTTGATGCCCTTCTCGGATAGCGCTTTAACGATGCTGGTCGGGCACATTCCGGAGTTAGGAGTTAGGCCGTCGACGGCATAGTGATAGATGCTTCGGCGGGTGGGTGAGGGGTCTACTTTTTGCATGGGATAGCACCCCCTCCGTCAACCGAGTCAACCGGGGGGGTTGACTCAGGGGGTTGACTCGAATTCTTCCAGCAAGCAGAAAAGAGGGGTTGACTCGGGGGGTTGACTAGGGGTTGACCGACTAGGCAGTTTGTCCACCTAAAAGTTGACTTAAAAACCATGCCTTACCCCCTGTAGCTAGTGCCGCGAATCTCGCATTCGACGCACTTGTGAACGTTCTTGCCCGGCTTCAGAACGAAACAGAACCGTTGGTCATGGGGCAGGAGGCAACGATAGCCATAGGTGAACACGTTGCCCTTTCGCCTCCTGACCTCACCATCGCGCTCCAGGACCTTCAAGCGCCTGGTGACGTCGGTTATCCTTCTGCCGTTACCCAGTTCTTCAGCAATGGTTCCGGGGTCAACTCCCGCGTTGTAGCGGTCCCTGATGTAATGGTCCTCTTCCCAGTCTCCATCTATGACGGTCAGAGGTTCACCCCCAGAGAGGACAGGATCAGGAGCAGCGCGACGAACTCCGCGAACCACAGCATGGCGAAAAGGAAGAGCAGCCGGGCGATGATCGAGCCCTTTCTCAGCTCAGGGGCAACGCTAGACATTTAGAACCCCCTGAACCCGCTTCCTGGCGCCCCTAGGCCGGTTTCCGACCCTTGACCTTGTGGCAGCTAGCCTATCGGCGTTGACGAAGCCTGAGACCGGAACGAAGCTCTTACAACGGGCGCAGTTGTCGCAGCTATCCCCCTTACAACGCTCCGTCATTGTGGAACAGGCGTTGATCTCCTTGCCGTTCCCGTCGACGAGTTGGCAGAAATCACAACAATCGTTGAAGATCAGTTCCCCGCTCAGAGGCCCACCCCCCGACGAAGAGGATAGAGAGGGTTCCGGCAGGCTCCATTGTGAGGTATTCCGCAGAGAGGACATTCCGTCGAAAGGAGGGCGGCGAGGTCATCGGCGATGGCCCGCGCCGTGACCTTATCTATATGATTATTGTACCTTTCCTGAACAGCCAGTAAACTTTGGGGGATAAGGATATCTACCCCCATTCACTTTATCAATGGGACCAGATGCTTCTGAAGGTAAACGGAAAGGAAAAGCAGGTCAGCGAGAACGCGCGGCTGGGGGAGGTCATCGTCGGAGAGCCCTACGAACCAGGAGCGACGGTTGCGGTCACCCGCTCGACCAGTTCCATCCAGAAGGAGACCAACGAGTTCGAGCTGGTCACCGCCAAGGGCTCGCTGTTCCTACGACTCAACGGTTCGTCGTTCGCTGAAACATGGAGGAACCTAGTCCCCCAGATGGTCGGGAGCTCCGTTAGGTGGCAGAGCAACAAAGTGCTGGCGGTCGGCTCTTTCCCATCGACGCTGGAAGTCGACAGAGGGCGGTACCACTATTCGAAATACGACTGCTACTTCTCCCTGGGCGGGTTTGACAACCGCTCCACATATATGATGATCGCCAAGATCGATCACGATGGCGCCTATGGTGTGGCGGAAGGCAGGATCGGCCGCATCACCCGAGGCCGACACCTGCTGGGGGTGATCGAAGAGGGCGAGAGGATCGTCGAGATACGCCCGGTCGTGTTGGAGCTCTCGGATAAAGATGCATTTCCCACCAAGGACATGGACCTTCGTCTGGAGGAAGGAATGTCGGTGGAGACCTATGTCCAGGTTGACCTCGATCGTCGTTCTCCCATAAGCTGCGAACAGTTCCTTGTGGTCACCGGGAGCGGGCGATTGGACATCACCGATCGGACCTCGACCTACTCGGGCAACTCCAAGCGCATGGACGTGACCCTAATACCGGAGCATGTCGCGGTCCGGGAGGATGGGGACGTTACCGTTCGGCATGAGG
The DNA window shown above is from Methanomassiliicoccus sp. and carries:
- a CDS encoding recombinase family protein; the encoded protein is MKAAIYARVSTDDKDQNPETQLRILRKLAESRGMTIFREYVDEGWSGADKGRPGMIALRRDAKAHRFDVLMAQSDDRLWRDTVPSIEFVNELLGMKPPIGIVFANQSFDLEDPTGMTQYELSAVFSSWFRRQNSKKVKQGLARVRAEGKTLGRPRVNLDIETVILVLEAGGVKSRLAGDLRVSQGTINKYLHDAGRDDLVGKDYKRAPILSKRPAKNLPLENEEEYIKNEQKEEPAQNTCFMQAREGQ
- a CDS encoding DNA cytosine methyltransferase, with the protein product MAALTVGSLFSGIGGIDLGLERAGMKVSWQCEHDPKSKKPFGEQFNQRILGQHWQGVELYGDVCEIDTDDLERVDIIAGGFPCQDISQAGKGVGISGPRSSLFFEAMRIVRDLRPRFVLLENVPALRYRGLGHVLQELAFCGYDAEWDIVSAASVGALHRRDRMLIVAYPHGGGHLHGEPQEQPAEVWLQSFGEPVPGGQDVSVFSYRPSDSHSYPKWADLWGAEPGVCQVADGVPARVDQLRALGNAVVPQVAEFVGSLIVEAERRVA